The Cylindrospermum stagnale PCC 7417 genome segment ATAACTGCACCAGAAACAGTAACTCGTTTTTTTAGCCTATGTTGAATAGCAGAACTGAAATGGTAAAGACGATAGATAGAACGTTGTGTTTTTGTAGGTTGCATTTTAGGTAGGAACTGGCACAGATTTGAGAATATCTTCAATAACGCTTTCAGCAGTTCTTCCAGAGAAACGCGCTTGAGGTTCCATAACTAAACGATGAGCTATGACTGATACCGCTAGTTCTTGGATGTGTTCTGGGGTGACAAATTCATAACCATCAAACAAAGCCAAAGCTTGAGAAATTTTCATTAAAGTAATAGAAGCTCTGGGACTAGCTCCTAATTGCACACCTTCGGCTGAACGAGTAGCATTAACAATATCTACAAGGTAGCGTTTCAATTCTTCACTAATTCTGATTTGCTTGACTTGCTGTTTTAAGGTGATTATTTGTTGTAAGTCAACGCATGGTTGAATGGTATCAATTGGATGTTTCTCGATTTGGTCTGAGAGCAGGTTAATTTCGTCTTCTGGGGATATGTAGCCTAGGCTAAATTGAAGCGCAAATCTATCCATTTGAGCTTCTGGTAGGGGGTAAGTACCACGGGATTCTACTGGGTTTTGTGTAGCGATTACAAAGAAGGGGTCTTTGAGTTTTCGCAAGTTCCCGTCAATACTGACTTGAAACTCTGCCATTGCTTCTAGTAAGCCAGACTGGGTGCGGGGTGAAGCGCGGTTAATTTCGTCAGCTAGGACGATATGAGCAAATATCGGCCCTTCATGGAAATGAAAGGTGCGTGCATTGGGGTCTAGCATGGAAACGCCCAAGATGTCCGACGGCAACAAATCTGGTGTAAATTGAATCCGCTTGAATGTGACATCTACAGAGAATGCTAGGGCTTTGGCTAAGGTTGTTTTACCGGTTCCGGGATAGTCTTCTAGTAAGACGTGACCACCACTAGCAAAGGCTGACAGCAACTTCCTAATGGCTGCTGATTGCCCTTTCATCACTTTTTGAATGTTGTGACAAATTTTTTGATAAATTTCTCTGCCGGATAAGGGAGGGGTTTCTGGGTTGGCATTATCCATGTTTGGGTTATGTAAAAAAAGGCTTAAGTAATTTTAAGCTGAAAAATGCGACTTTACCCAGATTGGAGTAATAGAAGTCTAAAATTTTGGAAAGTGTCCTGCATGTGGGACTACAAAAATAAATAAACGAATAACAAAGAAGCCTGTATTCCGTTGTATTATGTGTGGTAAAGAATTTGAGACACCTATTATTAAGCCTAAAGCTTGCAAAAAATTCATTGCTGATTTTGGCAATACATTTATAGCAGCAGAAAAAGCAGTCAAGATTGAGGAGCTACGACAAGCCTGTCCAAAATATAACGGACAGTCGTCAATTAACTGCATTGATTTACAGCAAATTAAAGGAATGTTACTCAAAAATGCGCCCGAAGTCGCTAAACTGCTTAATTTAAGCGAAGATTTTGATTATCTGGAAGATTTTGATTATCTCAAAGATCATGATGCAGAAAAGGATCATATCTCTGAATATGTTCCCACAAAAGAAGATAGTCGGCAAATAGTATTCAGACAAATCAAAGAACGTCGTGGACAATCGCCATTTAGAAATGCGTTGCGTCAACGCTACGGCGACCAATGTATGATTAGTGGTTGTAACCTACTTGATATTTTGGAAGCTGCTCATATCTCACCATATCGCGGTGCTGATGATAATCATCCAGATAATGGGTTACTCCTAAAAGCAGATTTACATACTTTATTTGATCTCGATTTATTGGGTATTCACCCAGAGTCTTTAGAGGTTGAATTACATCCTAAAATTATTGCTAGTAGCTATCAAGAATTTGAAGGTAAAAAGCTGAGATTTATTGAATTAAAACCCAGTATGTTTGCACTTGAGGTAAGATGGAGATTATTCTGTAGACAAAAAAGTCAAAGATGAATCAGAAGAAGTAGTAGAATTTACGGT includes the following:
- a CDS encoding HNH endonuclease, producing MCGKEFETPIIKPKACKKFIADFGNTFIAAEKAVKIEELRQACPKYNGQSSINCIDLQQIKGMLLKNAPEVAKLLNLSEDFDYLEDFDYLKDHDAEKDHISEYVPTKEDSRQIVFRQIKERRGQSPFRNALRQRYGDQCMISGCNLLDILEAAHISPYRGADDNHPDNGLLLKADLHTLFDLDLLGIHPESLEVELHPKIIASSYQEFEGKKLRFIELKPSMFALEVRWRLFCRQKSQR
- a CDS encoding AAA family ATPase, yielding MDNANPETPPLSGREIYQKICHNIQKVMKGQSAAIRKLLSAFASGGHVLLEDYPGTGKTTLAKALAFSVDVTFKRIQFTPDLLPSDILGVSMLDPNARTFHFHEGPIFAHIVLADEINRASPRTQSGLLEAMAEFQVSIDGNLRKLKDPFFVIATQNPVESRGTYPLPEAQMDRFALQFSLGYISPEDEINLLSDQIEKHPIDTIQPCVDLQQIITLKQQVKQIRISEELKRYLVDIVNATRSAEGVQLGASPRASITLMKISQALALFDGYEFVTPEHIQELAVSVIAHRLVMEPQARFSGRTAESVIEDILKSVPVPT